A region from the Cyprinus carpio isolate SPL01 chromosome A8, ASM1834038v1, whole genome shotgun sequence genome encodes:
- the LOC109095546 gene encoding transcription initiation factor TFIID subunit 10-like, protein MNVDLPQTGQTGAAAASSSSSSNCVPNSASTNTSSIPAVGSSNVPTSAAMATPSSDSSVSNGVYVPTGIANGDVKPVISTTPLADFLMQLEDYTPTIPDAVTGYYLNRAGFEASDPRIIRLISLASQKFISDIANDALQHCKMKGTASGSSRNKTKDKKYTLTMEDLTPAMAEYGINVKKPHYFI, encoded by the exons ATGAACGTGGATCTTCCTCAAACCGGACAGACCGGAGCAGCAGCCgcatccagcagcagcagcagcaactgcGTCCCGAACAGCGCCTCCACAAACACCAGCAGCATCCCTGCGGTCGGCAGCAGTAATG TTCCCACTTCGGCAGCCATGGCGACCCCTTCATCTGACTCCAGCGTGTCAAACGGGGTGTATGTGCCCACGGGCATTGCTAATGGAGACGTGAAGCCCGTTATCTCAACCACACCGCTGGCTGATTTCCTGATGCAGCTGGAGGATTACACTCCCACA ATCCCAGACGCAGTCACAGGATACTACCTCAACCGAGCTGGTTTTGAAGCATCAGATCCAAGAAT AATCCGTCTCATATCTTTGGCGTCTCAGAAGTTCATCTCCGATATTGCAAATGACGCACTACAGCACTGCAAAATGAAGGGCACGGCCTCTGGAAGCTCCCGAAACAAGACCAAG GACAAGAAGTACACACTGACAATGGAAGATCTGACACCAGCCATGGCAGAGTATGGCATAAATGTAAAGAAACCTCATTACTTCATTTGA
- the LOC109068176 gene encoding LOW QUALITY PROTEIN: dihydropyridine-sensitive L-type skeletal muscle calcium channel subunit alpha-1-like (The sequence of the model RefSeq protein was modified relative to this genomic sequence to represent the inferred CDS: substituted 1 base at 1 genomic stop codon), whose translation MESGGGGGGGGGVAALASFIMNEEELKRKQREKLKKLQATGGNPRPPRSLFFFTLKNPFRKTCINIVEWKPFEIIILLTIFANCVALAVFLPMPEEDTNNTNLTLESLEYIFLIIFTLECFLKIVAYGLLFHEXAYLRNCWNILDFVIVFMGLFTLGVDTINTIAGVPKEKGGGFDMKALRAFRVLRPLRLVSGVPSLQVVMSSILKSMLPLFHIALLVFFMVTIYAIMGLELFKCKMHKTCYYQGTNIIAIRENEKPSPCAQAGHGRRCTINGTECRAGWPGPNFGITHFDNFGFSMLTVFQCITMESWTDVLYWINDAMGNDWPWIYFLTLILLGSFFILNLVLGVLSGEFTKEREKSRSRGEYQKLREGQQMDEDLKGYMEWITHAEVIDGDYEALLLLRKDTDSETDSLYQMEGINRVIYFYRLARRWNIVLRRKCHVWVKSKFFNWWVLLVVLLNTLVIATEHHNQTEGLTSFQDTANVILLICFTIEMVMKMYAFGLRAYFMSIFNRFDCFVVTIGILEIFLVVSNIMTPLGISVMRCIRLLRLFKITRYWTSLNNLVASLLNSVKSIASLLLLLFLFIVIFSLLGMQVFGGKFNFPDRVIQRSNFDNFPQALISVFQVLTGEEWDSIMYNGIMAHGGPQSPGILVSIYFIILYFCGNFVLLNVFLAIAVDNLAEAESLTAAQKEKAEEKARRKLMRTLPEKSEEEKALMAKRLMESRSKAEGMPTTAKLKIDEFESNVNEVKDPFPPADFPGDDEEEEPEIPISPRPRPMADLQLKETVVPMPEASSFFIFGPQNKFRKLCHRIINHTTFTNIILLFILLSSISLAAEDPIDPHSFRNKVLAYADIVFTTVFTIEIVLKMTVYGAFLHTGSFCRNSFNILDLIVVGVSLLSMGMESSTISVVKILRVLRVLRPLRAINRAKGLKHVVQCMFVAIKTIGNIVLVTMLLDFMFACIGVQLFKGKLYYCTDPLQTTAEECQGTFLKHVQNSLHDMEVHQRKWVNSDFNFDNVLNGMLALFTISTFEGWPEILYKAIDSNAVDTGPLYNNRVGISIFFIIYIIIIAFFMMNIFVGFVIVTFQKQGEQEYKDCELDKNQRQCVQYALKARPLKCYIPKNPHQYRVWYFVTSCYFEYLMFFLIMLNTLCLGMQHCNQSDHITKLSDNLNLIFTVLFTGEMIVKLIAFKAKGYFGDPWNVFDFIIVVGSIVDVVLSEVDAALEASGGLWCLHGCAEVNPMQAIADAENVRVSITFFRLFRVLRLIKLLNRSEGIRNLLWTFIKSFQALPHVGLLIVMLFFIYAVIGMQMFGKVALVDGTEINRNNNFQTFPQAVLLLFRVATGEQWPKIMLASMYGKLCDPKSDYGPGEEYTCGSSIAVFYFLSFYMLCAFLVINLFVAVIMNNFDYLTHDWSILGPHHLDEFKRIWAEYDPEATGRIKHLDVVTLLRRIQPPLGFGKFCPHRSACKRLISMNMPLNSDGTVTFNATLFALVRTALKIKTEGNFEQANEELRAIIKSIWKRTSMKLLDQVIPPIGEDEVTVGKFYATFLIQEHFRKFMKRQEEYYGYRPTKKNADEIKAGLRSIEEEAAPELHRAISGDLIAEDEMERALEAGEEGIYRRTGGLFGLHTDPFSSEPNSPLSTQMTSQRPLQFVETHLEDVESPPDSVFLPNTVFFPDNMPATNTNNNANFAEDMSSRFTFESESLSAAATRNYSYEDISENRDSSSYVGGASSVDDRRLSDFTVRTDITQFPFNPSYGAAKNHREATEASPATDKLIQQALRDGGLDSLAEDPQFVYVTRKELAEAINIGVEDMEGMAQRIVNGQSSKVTKRKCRPIPIPPGTESTKPKENTSAV comes from the exons GAGAGTCTGGAGTACATCTTCCTGATCATTTTCACTCTTGAGTGCTTTCTAAAGATAGTAGCGTATGGGCTTCTGTTCCATGAATGAGCCTATTTACGAAATTGTTGGAACATATTAGACTTTGTCATTGTGTTCATGGG GCTCTTCACGCTTGGTGTGGACACCATCAACACAATAGCAGGAGTTCCCAAAGAGAAAGGAGGAGGGTTTGATATGAAGGCTCTTAGAGCATTTCGAGTCCTGCGACCGCTGCGGCTCGTGTCGGGAGTTCCCA GCCTCCAGGTGGTAATGAGCTCTATTCTGAAGTCCATGTTGCCCCTCTTCCACATTGCATTGCTGGTCTTCTTCATGGTCACCATTTATGCCATTATGGGTTTGGAGCTGTTCAAGTGTAAAATGCACAAGACATGTTACTACCAGGGCACTA ATATCATTGCCATCAGGGAGAATGAGAAGCCATCGCCCTGTGCTCAGGCTGGACATGGGCGCCGCTGCACCATCAATGGCACTGAATGTCGGGCAGGTTGGCCTGGTCCCAACTTCGGCATCACCCATTTTGACAACTTTGGCTTTTCCATGCTCACAGTCTTTCAGTGTATCACAATGGAGAGCTGGACTGATGTTCTCTACTGG ATTAATGATGCCATGGGGAACGACTGGCCCTGGATCTACTTCTTGACTCTGATACTTCTGGGCTCCTTCTTCATCCTGAACCTCGTCCTTGGAGTACTGAGCGG GGAGTTTACTAAGGAAAGGGAGAAGTCACGGTCACGAGGAGAGTACCAAAAGCTACGAGAGGGACAACAAATGGATGAAGATCTGAAAGGTTACATGGAATGGATCACTCATGCTGAAGTTATAGATGGAGATTATGAGG CGCTTCTTCTTCTTAGAAAGGACACTGATTCAGAGACAGACAGTTTATACCAGATGGAGGGGATCAACAGGGTGATCTATTTCTA CCGCCTCGCACGCCGCTGGAACATTGTTTTAcggaggaagtgtcatgtttgGGTGAAATCTAAATTCTTCAACTGGTGGGTTCTCCTTGTTGTGTTACTCAACACTCTGGTCATAGCGACGGAGCATCATAACCAGACTGAGGGGTTAACAAGTTTCCAAG ACACTGCCAATGTAATCCTGCTCATCTGTTTCACGATTGAGATGGTTATGAAAATGTATGCGTTTGGTCTGAGAGCCTACTTTATGTCCATCTTCAACCGATTTGACTGCTTTGTGGTCACGATCGGAATACTGGAGATCTTCCTGGTCGTGTCAAACATCATGACACCACTGGGGATCTCTGTGATGAGGTGTATACGACTCCTACGCTTATTCAAGATCACAAG GTACTGGACATCACTAAATAACTTAGTGGCATCCTTACTCAACTCAGTGAAATCCATCGCCTCCCTACTcctgctcctcttcctcttcattGTCATCTTCTCCCTCCTGGGTATGCAGGTGTTTGGTGGGAAATTCAACTTTCCTGACAGAGTGATTCAGCGCAGTAACTTTGACAACTTCCCACAGGCCCTCATCAGTGTGTTTCAG GTCCTAACTGGAGAGGAGTGGGACTCGATCATGTACAATGGAATCATGGCTCATGGTGGACCTCAATCCCCAGGAATTCTTGTCAGCATTTACTtcataattctgtatttttgtggaaact TCGTTCTCTTGAATGTGTTCTTGGCTATCGCTGTGGACAATCTAGCTGAGGCTGAGAGTCTGACAGCAGCACAGAAAGAGAAAGCAGAGGAGAAAGCCAGAAGAAAACTCATGAG aacattgCCAGAGAAAAGTGAGGAGGAGAAGGCTCTGATGGCTAAGAGACTAATGGAGTCCAGGTCAAAAGCTGAGGGAATGCCCACAACAGCAAAG CTcaagatagatgagtttgaatcaAATGTTAATGAAGTGAAAGACCCCTTCCCTCCTGCAGACTTTCCAG gtgatgatgaggaagaggaacCAGAGATCCCAATCAGCCCCAGACCCAGACCCATGGCTGACCTGCAGCTCAAGGAGACAGTGGTTCCCATGCCTGAGGCCAGCTCCTTCTTCATCTTTGGGCCACAGAACAA GTTCCGGAAGCTTTGCCACAGGATCATCAACCACACGACCTTCACCaacatcatcctcctcttcatcctcctcagcAGTATCTCCCTGGCTGCTGAAGACCCCATCGACCCCCATTCATTCCGAAACAAG gtcttggcttatgccgacattGTTTTTACGACTGTCTTCACCATTGAAATTGTGCTGAAG ATGACGGTTTATGGAGCGTTCCTGCATACCGGCTCTTTCTGCCGAAACTCCTTCAACATTCTGGATCTCATTGTTGTGGGTGTTTCCCTCTTGTCCATGGGCATGGA GTCGAGTACCATCTCAGTGGTGAAGATTCTCAGGGTGTTGAGGGTACTAAGACCTCTAAGAGCCATCAACAGAGCCAAAGGGTTAAAG CACGTGGTCCAGTGTATGTTTGTGGCCATAAAGACCATTGGTAATATTGTCCTGGTCACCATGCTCTTAGACTTCATGTTTGCCTGCATTGGAGTGCAGCTCTTCAAG GGAAAATTGTACTATTGTACGGACCCTCTTCAAACAACAGCAGAGGAGTGTCA GggaacatttttaaagcatgtgCAAAACTCTCTTCATGACATGGAGGTCCATCAGCGCAAGTGGGTCAACAGCGATTTCAACTTTGACAATGTGCTGAATGGCATGCTGGCTCTCTTCACCATCTCCACATTTGAGGGCTGGCCAGA GATCCTTTATAAGGCTATAGACTCAAATGCAGTAGACACAGGCCCTTTGTACAATAACCGGGTGGGCATCTCCATATTCTTTATCAtctacatcatcatcatcgccTTCTTCATGATGAACATCTTCGTGGGCTTCGTCATTGTCACTTTCCAAAAACAAGGAGAGCAGGAATACAAGGACTGCGAGCTGGACAAGAACCAG CGTCAATGTGTACAGTATGCACTCAAAGCACGGCCCCTTAAATGCTACATCCCGAAGAACCCGCACCAGTACCGTGTGTGGTACTTCGTGACCTCCTGTTACTTTGAGTATCTCATGTTCTTTCTCATCATGCTCAACACGCTGTGTCTTGGAATGCAG CACTGCAACCAGTCCGATCACATAACCAAACTCTCTGACAATCTTAACCTCATCTTCACTGTCCTGTTCACTGGCGAGATGATCGTCAAACTCATTGCATTCAAAGCAAAG GGTTACTTTGGAGATCCTTGGAACGTGTTTGATTTCATCATTGTGGTCGGTAGTATTGTTGACGTGGTCCTCAGTGAGGTTGAT GCTGCGCTGGAGGCCAGTGGAGGACTGTGGTGTCTACATGGTTGTGCT GAAGTGAATCCAATGCAGGCAATAGCT GATGCAGAAAATGTCAGAGTTTCCATCACGTTCTTCCGGCTGTTCCGTGTGCTGCGTCTCATTAAACTGCTCAATCGTTCAGAGGGGATCAGGAACCTTTTGTGGACCTTTATTAAGTCCTTCCAG GCGCTGCCTCATGTGGGTCTTCTCATTGTCATGCTCTTCTTCATCTATGCTGTCATAGGGATGCAG ATGTTTGGTAAAGTTGCTCTGGTTGATGGGACAGAGATTAACCGCAACAACAACTTCCAAACGTTCCCTCAAGCTGTATTGTTATTGTTCCG TGTTGCCACTGGAGAGCAGTGGCCTAAGATCATGCTGGCCTCAATGTACGGGAAGCTCTGTGACCCCAAATCAGACTACGGCCCTGGAGAGGAGTATACCTGCGGCTCCAGCATCGCTGTCTTCTACTTCCTCAGCTTTTACATGCTGTGTGCATTTTTG GTTATCAATTTGTTTGTGGCTGTCATTATGAACAATTTTGATTACCTCACTCACGATTGGTCAATCCTTGGCCCACATCACCTGGATGAGTTCAAGAGGATCTGGGCAGAGTATGACCCTGAAGCAAC GGGACGAATCAAACATCTGGATGTAGTTACTCTCCTGCGGAGGATTCAACCACCGTTGGGTTTTGGTAAATTTTGTCCCCACCGCTCAGCATGTAAG CGCCTGATTTCCATGAACATGCCGCTGAACAGCGACGGCACAGTGACCTTCAACGCCACACTCTTTGCACTGGTCAGAACAGCTTTGAAAATCAAAACTGAAG GAAACTTTGAACAGGCCAATGAGGAGCTGAGAGCCATCATCAAGTCAATCTGGAAGAGGACCAGTATGAAGTTGTTGGACCAGGTGATTCCGCCCATTGGAG AGGATGAAGTCACTGTTGGAAAGTTCTATGCAACCTTCCTGATTCAGGAACACTTCCGCAAGTTTATGAAGCGGCAGGAGGAATACTACGGTTACAGGCCCACCAAGAAAAATGCTGATGAGATTAAG GCAGGTCTGCGCAGCATCGAGGAGGAAGCAGCACCTGAGCTGCACAGGGCCATCTCAGGTGACCTTATCGCTGAGGATGAGATGGAGCGTGCCTTGGAGGCCGGAGAGGAGGGCATCTACAGG CGGACAGGAGGTCTGTTTGGACTCCACACAGACCCCTTCTCCTCTGAGCCCAACAGCCCTCTCTCCACACAGATGACCAGCCAGAGGCCCCTGCAGTTTGTGGAGACTCATTTGGAGGATGTAGAGTCACCTCCTGACTCCGTCTTCCTCCCGAACACTGTGTTCTTCCCTGATAACATGCCAGCAACCAACACCAATAACAATGCCAACTTCGCTGAAGA TATGTCATCCAGGTTTACATTTGAAAGCGAGTCACTGTCAGCTGCTGCAACCAGAAACTATTCATACGAGGACATAAGTGAAAACA GAGACTCCAGTTCGTATGTGGGCGGGGCCTCAAGCGTTGATGACAGACGGCTGTCAGATTTCACTGTGAGGACCGATATCACACAG TTCCCCTTTAACCCCTCATATGGAGCGGCAAAGAACCACAGAGAAGCAACAGAAGCTTCACCAGCCACCGACAAACTCATTCAGCAG GCACTGAGAGACGGTGGTCTAGACTCCTTGGCTGAGGACCCACAGTTTGTATATGTGACTAGGAAGGAGCTGGCAGAAGCCATTAATATTGGTGTGGAAGATATGGAGGGCATGGCTCAGAGAATTGTTAACGGGCAGAGCAGCAAGGTAACAAAACGTAAATGCCGTCCCATCCCAATTCCACCCGGCACCGAGTCAACCAAACCCAAGGAAAACACTAGTGCGGTGTAG